A window from Hemicordylus capensis ecotype Gifberg chromosome 2, rHemCap1.1.pri, whole genome shotgun sequence encodes these proteins:
- the LOC128347434 gene encoding zinc finger MYM-type protein 1-like isoform X3, whose amino-acid sequence MLGRAIRAEAMAWETYSSLLSGRVERDVMQPPQQLVTFEEVAVYFTKEEWDLLDLDQKALYKDVILENFWNVFFLEMETRTANHDKRPKRKEKSGAQKRRLKKARLEMEAKLPQIVSFFTMTSQDASMKEDKVTQTAETATVSDICHGSGPAENEQSEHAQQLMPTEQSELIQKRGREGETRECVNKTFNVDLISKQFPTDKELFSEPLSSDEKSFIVSNGPCQPPGPFPQHGKSNRRFSKRFYSAFSNSGLILQRTWLCYSPTSDQAYCQPCWLFSHNREGGWVKGIRDWHNLKRKIDAHEGAVGHQECIAVLDHWQLKKTVSADAEAAIRKEANFWRQVLDRIINVTLTLAMSNLEFRSHREDVSSGGNHGNFLSIITLLAKYDPVLQQLLNIPEREVNYLSPNVQNELINILSQSIKEGIVKDANKAAFFSVIIETTQDARKTDQLSQVVRFVSVETDEKDQPVEIKIHETFLGFLVEDQSASGFTQSILNTMVSNKLDLLKLRGQSYDGAANMSGVYNVVQARIQALQPKATYVHCAAHNLNLVLNDAVSSVPEVRNFFGVVERIYIFFAHSIKEWHTLSLLTSRSKTTLNKLCPTRWSSLHEALVALQCHFTDILKVLVEIILLSKKEDEISEAKALKSKMEQFPFIFLVVLLSNILEPVNAVSKMLQSPQTDLSKAASYLQTIHANWQENKNNYDSFRKTAAKMSETWGISQVFEEQRMRKVKSFQDELCEDQRSTCAEDRFRVNVFLCVLDIASSQLKQRFEGLHEVVTTFSALHPSTLTSATDEDLLQAGEVLVRKYDRDLKTSLPRHLIQFRHLLKKEISKKTTIKEVAELLMIDHCGLSCSFPDVCTAYMLFLTLPVTVASSERSLSKPKLIKNYLRSSMSQERLSGLALLSIENERAKKVDIQKIIDNFAELKARTRPLL is encoded by the exons ATGCTGGGAAGAGCCATAAGAGCTGAAGCAATGGCATGGGAGACATATTCATCTCTTCTTTCTGGTAGAGTGGAAAGAGATGTGATGCAGCCACCTCAG CAGCtggtgacctttgaggaggtggcagtgTACTTCACCAAGGAGGAGTGGGACCTTCTGGATCTAGACCAGAAAGCTTTGTACAAGGATGTCATTCTGGAGAACTTTTGGAATGTCTTCTTTCTGG AAATGGAAACTCGGACTGCTAATCATGACAAGAGACCAAAACGAAAAGAGAAGAGCGGGGCTCAAAAGCGTCGGTTGAAGAAAGCAAGGTTAGAGATGGAGGCCAAGCTACCACAGATTGTGTCATTTTTCACAATGACCAGCCAAGACGCTTCAATGAAGGAAGATAAGGTGACTCAGACTGCAGAAACTGCAACAGTGAGTGACATCTGCCACGGCTCTGGTCCTGCAGAAAATGAACAAAGTGAACATGCACAGCAGTTAATGCCTACTGAGCAAAGTGAGTTGATTCAAAAGAGAGGACGTGAAGGAGAGACCAGAGAATGTGTTAACAAGACGTTTAATGTGGATTTGATCTCCAAACAATTTCCTACTGACAAAGAACTCTTCAGTGAACCCCTTAGTTCAGATGAAAAGAGCTTCATTGTTTCAAATGGACCGTGCCAGCCACCAGGTCCATTTCCACAGCACGGCAAGTCCAACAGACGTTTTTCAAAACGTTTTTATTCAGCATTTAGTAATAGTGGTCTAATACTGCAGCGGACATGGCTGTGCTACTCGCCAACTTCAGACCAAGCCTACTGTCAACCATGCTGGCTTTTTTCTCATAACCGAGAGGGAGGATGGGTGAAAGGAATTCGTGATTGGCATAATCTGAAAAGGAAGATAGACGCCCATGAAGGTGCTGTTGGCCATCAGGAGTGTATCGCTGTTCTGGATCACTGGCAGCTGAAAAAAACGGTGTCGGCAGATGCAGAAGCTGCGATCAGGAAAGAGGCAAACTTCTGGAGGCAGGTACTTGATAGAATCATCAATGTTACACTGACCTTGGCTATGTCTAACCTGGAATTTAGAAGTCACAGGGAAGATGTGAGCTCAGGTGGAAACCATGGAAATTTTCTCTCCATCATCACATTACTTGCAAAATATGACCCTGTATTACAACAATTGCTAAATATTCCAGAGCGAGAAGTGAATTACCTGAGCCCTAATGTGCAAAATGAACTGATTAATATACTCTCACAAAGCATCAAGGAAGGAATAGTAAAGGATGCCAACAAAGCtgcatttttctctgtcatcaTAGAAACAACGCAGGATGCTAGAAAGACTGATCAGCTCAGCCAGGTAGTCCGCTTTGTTTCTGTTGAGACAGACGAAAAGGATCAGCCAgtagaaataaaaatacatgaaacattCTTGGGCTTTCTGGTGGAAGATCAGTCTGCATCTGGCTTCACACAGAGTATTTTGAACACTATGGTAAGCAATAAACTGGACCTCTTAAAATTGCGAGGCCAAAGTTACGATGGAGCTGCAAACATGAGTGGGGTCTACAATGTTGTGCAAGCTAGAATTCAGGCTCTACAGCCAAAGGCAACTTATGTGCATTGTGCTGCCCACAACCTAAACCTAGTTTTGAATGATGCTGTGTCCAGTGTTCCAGAAGTAAGGAACTTCTTTGGAGTTGTGGAAAGAATCTACATTTTCTTTGCACATAGCATCAAGGAATGGCATACACTATCCCTCTTAACATCTCGATCAAAAACCACACTGAACAAACTTTGTCCAACCAGATGGTCTTCACTTCATGAGGCTCTGGTAGCCCTTCAGTGCCACTTCACAGATATCCTCAAAGTGCTTGTTGAAATCATTCTCCTAAGCAAGAAGGaagatgaaatctcagaagccaaagctctgaaatccaaaatggagcaGTTCCCGTTCATCTTCCTTGTTGTGCTGCTCTCTAACATTTTAGAACCTGTTAATGCTGTTTCAAAGATGCTACAGTCCCCACAAACTGACCTCAGCAAAGCTGCAAGCTATCTCCAAACCATTCATGCTAATTGGCAAGAGAACAAAAATAATTATGACTCCTTCCGCAAAACTGCAGCAAAAATGTCGGAAACGTGGGGCATCTCCCAGGTGTTTGAGGAACAACGCATGCGAAAGGTGAAGAGCTTTCAGGACGAGTTATGCGAGGATCAAAGATCAACATGTGCAGAGGACAGATTTCGAGTCAATGTGTTCCTCTGTGTACTGGATATAGCTTCCTCACAGTTGAAACAACGCTTTGAGGGCCTACATGAAGTTGTTACTACCTTCAGTGCTCTTCACCCATCCACACTGACATCAGCAACTGATGAGGACTTACTTCAAGCAGGAGAGGTTTTGGTCAGGAAATATGATAGGGACTTGAAAACTTCTCTTCCAAGACACTTGATACAGTTCAGACATTTATTGAAAAAAGAAATTTCCAAAAAAACCACCATAAAGGAAGTTGCTGAACTGCTGATGATTGATCATTGTGGCCTTAGCTGCAGTTTCCCGGATGTCTGCACTGCGTATATGCTTTTCCTGACCCTACCTGTAACAGTAGCATCTTCTGAGCGATCACTCTCAAAACCGAAACTTATCAAAAACTATCTGAGGAGTTCTATGTCTCAGGAAAGACTCAGTGGCCTTGCTCTGCTATCTATTGAAAATGAACGTGCCAAGAAAGTGGATATACAAAAGATCATAGACAACTTTGCTGAACTGAAAGCACGCACGAGGCCATTGCTTTAA
- the LOC128347434 gene encoding zinc finger MYM-type protein 1-like isoform X1, producing MNSPPHGKTGLVIMEKKARPETGTGGSSLNCYPQTWVLPSPGMLGRAIRAEAMAWETYSSLLSGRVERDVMQPPQQLVTFEEVAVYFTKEEWDLLDLDQKALYKDVILENFWNVFFLEMETRTANHDKRPKRKEKSGAQKRRLKKARLEMEAKLPQIVSFFTMTSQDASMKEDKVTQTAETATVSDICHGSGPAENEQSEHAQQLMPTEQSELIQKRGREGETRECVNKTFNVDLISKQFPTDKELFSEPLSSDEKSFIVSNGPCQPPGPFPQHGKSNRRFSKRFYSAFSNSGLILQRTWLCYSPTSDQAYCQPCWLFSHNREGGWVKGIRDWHNLKRKIDAHEGAVGHQECIAVLDHWQLKKTVSADAEAAIRKEANFWRQVLDRIINVTLTLAMSNLEFRSHREDVSSGGNHGNFLSIITLLAKYDPVLQQLLNIPEREVNYLSPNVQNELINILSQSIKEGIVKDANKAAFFSVIIETTQDARKTDQLSQVVRFVSVETDEKDQPVEIKIHETFLGFLVEDQSASGFTQSILNTMVSNKLDLLKLRGQSYDGAANMSGVYNVVQARIQALQPKATYVHCAAHNLNLVLNDAVSSVPEVRNFFGVVERIYIFFAHSIKEWHTLSLLTSRSKTTLNKLCPTRWSSLHEALVALQCHFTDILKVLVEIILLSKKEDEISEAKALKSKMEQFPFIFLVVLLSNILEPVNAVSKMLQSPQTDLSKAASYLQTIHANWQENKNNYDSFRKTAAKMSETWGISQVFEEQRMRKVKSFQDELCEDQRSTCAEDRFRVNVFLCVLDIASSQLKQRFEGLHEVVTTFSALHPSTLTSATDEDLLQAGEVLVRKYDRDLKTSLPRHLIQFRHLLKKEISKKTTIKEVAELLMIDHCGLSCSFPDVCTAYMLFLTLPVTVASSERSLSKPKLIKNYLRSSMSQERLSGLALLSIENERAKKVDIQKIIDNFAELKARTRPLL from the exons ATGAATTCCCCTCCACATGGGAAAACTGGCCTTGTGATTATGGAGAAGAAAGCCAGACCGGAGACAG GCACTGGAGGGTCTTCACTTAACTGCTACCCACAGACCTGGGTGCTTCCTTCTCCGGGCATGCTGGGAAGAGCCATAAGAGCTGAAGCAATGGCATGGGAGACATATTCATCTCTTCTTTCTGGTAGAGTGGAAAGAGATGTGATGCAGCCACCTCAG CAGCtggtgacctttgaggaggtggcagtgTACTTCACCAAGGAGGAGTGGGACCTTCTGGATCTAGACCAGAAAGCTTTGTACAAGGATGTCATTCTGGAGAACTTTTGGAATGTCTTCTTTCTGG AAATGGAAACTCGGACTGCTAATCATGACAAGAGACCAAAACGAAAAGAGAAGAGCGGGGCTCAAAAGCGTCGGTTGAAGAAAGCAAGGTTAGAGATGGAGGCCAAGCTACCACAGATTGTGTCATTTTTCACAATGACCAGCCAAGACGCTTCAATGAAGGAAGATAAGGTGACTCAGACTGCAGAAACTGCAACAGTGAGTGACATCTGCCACGGCTCTGGTCCTGCAGAAAATGAACAAAGTGAACATGCACAGCAGTTAATGCCTACTGAGCAAAGTGAGTTGATTCAAAAGAGAGGACGTGAAGGAGAGACCAGAGAATGTGTTAACAAGACGTTTAATGTGGATTTGATCTCCAAACAATTTCCTACTGACAAAGAACTCTTCAGTGAACCCCTTAGTTCAGATGAAAAGAGCTTCATTGTTTCAAATGGACCGTGCCAGCCACCAGGTCCATTTCCACAGCACGGCAAGTCCAACAGACGTTTTTCAAAACGTTTTTATTCAGCATTTAGTAATAGTGGTCTAATACTGCAGCGGACATGGCTGTGCTACTCGCCAACTTCAGACCAAGCCTACTGTCAACCATGCTGGCTTTTTTCTCATAACCGAGAGGGAGGATGGGTGAAAGGAATTCGTGATTGGCATAATCTGAAAAGGAAGATAGACGCCCATGAAGGTGCTGTTGGCCATCAGGAGTGTATCGCTGTTCTGGATCACTGGCAGCTGAAAAAAACGGTGTCGGCAGATGCAGAAGCTGCGATCAGGAAAGAGGCAAACTTCTGGAGGCAGGTACTTGATAGAATCATCAATGTTACACTGACCTTGGCTATGTCTAACCTGGAATTTAGAAGTCACAGGGAAGATGTGAGCTCAGGTGGAAACCATGGAAATTTTCTCTCCATCATCACATTACTTGCAAAATATGACCCTGTATTACAACAATTGCTAAATATTCCAGAGCGAGAAGTGAATTACCTGAGCCCTAATGTGCAAAATGAACTGATTAATATACTCTCACAAAGCATCAAGGAAGGAATAGTAAAGGATGCCAACAAAGCtgcatttttctctgtcatcaTAGAAACAACGCAGGATGCTAGAAAGACTGATCAGCTCAGCCAGGTAGTCCGCTTTGTTTCTGTTGAGACAGACGAAAAGGATCAGCCAgtagaaataaaaatacatgaaacattCTTGGGCTTTCTGGTGGAAGATCAGTCTGCATCTGGCTTCACACAGAGTATTTTGAACACTATGGTAAGCAATAAACTGGACCTCTTAAAATTGCGAGGCCAAAGTTACGATGGAGCTGCAAACATGAGTGGGGTCTACAATGTTGTGCAAGCTAGAATTCAGGCTCTACAGCCAAAGGCAACTTATGTGCATTGTGCTGCCCACAACCTAAACCTAGTTTTGAATGATGCTGTGTCCAGTGTTCCAGAAGTAAGGAACTTCTTTGGAGTTGTGGAAAGAATCTACATTTTCTTTGCACATAGCATCAAGGAATGGCATACACTATCCCTCTTAACATCTCGATCAAAAACCACACTGAACAAACTTTGTCCAACCAGATGGTCTTCACTTCATGAGGCTCTGGTAGCCCTTCAGTGCCACTTCACAGATATCCTCAAAGTGCTTGTTGAAATCATTCTCCTAAGCAAGAAGGaagatgaaatctcagaagccaaagctctgaaatccaaaatggagcaGTTCCCGTTCATCTTCCTTGTTGTGCTGCTCTCTAACATTTTAGAACCTGTTAATGCTGTTTCAAAGATGCTACAGTCCCCACAAACTGACCTCAGCAAAGCTGCAAGCTATCTCCAAACCATTCATGCTAATTGGCAAGAGAACAAAAATAATTATGACTCCTTCCGCAAAACTGCAGCAAAAATGTCGGAAACGTGGGGCATCTCCCAGGTGTTTGAGGAACAACGCATGCGAAAGGTGAAGAGCTTTCAGGACGAGTTATGCGAGGATCAAAGATCAACATGTGCAGAGGACAGATTTCGAGTCAATGTGTTCCTCTGTGTACTGGATATAGCTTCCTCACAGTTGAAACAACGCTTTGAGGGCCTACATGAAGTTGTTACTACCTTCAGTGCTCTTCACCCATCCACACTGACATCAGCAACTGATGAGGACTTACTTCAAGCAGGAGAGGTTTTGGTCAGGAAATATGATAGGGACTTGAAAACTTCTCTTCCAAGACACTTGATACAGTTCAGACATTTATTGAAAAAAGAAATTTCCAAAAAAACCACCATAAAGGAAGTTGCTGAACTGCTGATGATTGATCATTGTGGCCTTAGCTGCAGTTTCCCGGATGTCTGCACTGCGTATATGCTTTTCCTGACCCTACCTGTAACAGTAGCATCTTCTGAGCGATCACTCTCAAAACCGAAACTTATCAAAAACTATCTGAGGAGTTCTATGTCTCAGGAAAGACTCAGTGGCCTTGCTCTGCTATCTATTGAAAATGAACGTGCCAAGAAAGTGGATATACAAAAGATCATAGACAACTTTGCTGAACTGAAAGCACGCACGAGGCCATTGCTTTAA
- the LOC128347434 gene encoding zinc finger MYM-type protein 1-like isoform X2, which produces MNSPPHGKTGLVIMEKKARPETGTGGSSLNCYPQTWVLPSPGMLGRAIRAEAMAWETYSSLLSGRVERDVMQPPQLVTFEEVAVYFTKEEWDLLDLDQKALYKDVILENFWNVFFLEMETRTANHDKRPKRKEKSGAQKRRLKKARLEMEAKLPQIVSFFTMTSQDASMKEDKVTQTAETATVSDICHGSGPAENEQSEHAQQLMPTEQSELIQKRGREGETRECVNKTFNVDLISKQFPTDKELFSEPLSSDEKSFIVSNGPCQPPGPFPQHGKSNRRFSKRFYSAFSNSGLILQRTWLCYSPTSDQAYCQPCWLFSHNREGGWVKGIRDWHNLKRKIDAHEGAVGHQECIAVLDHWQLKKTVSADAEAAIRKEANFWRQVLDRIINVTLTLAMSNLEFRSHREDVSSGGNHGNFLSIITLLAKYDPVLQQLLNIPEREVNYLSPNVQNELINILSQSIKEGIVKDANKAAFFSVIIETTQDARKTDQLSQVVRFVSVETDEKDQPVEIKIHETFLGFLVEDQSASGFTQSILNTMVSNKLDLLKLRGQSYDGAANMSGVYNVVQARIQALQPKATYVHCAAHNLNLVLNDAVSSVPEVRNFFGVVERIYIFFAHSIKEWHTLSLLTSRSKTTLNKLCPTRWSSLHEALVALQCHFTDILKVLVEIILLSKKEDEISEAKALKSKMEQFPFIFLVVLLSNILEPVNAVSKMLQSPQTDLSKAASYLQTIHANWQENKNNYDSFRKTAAKMSETWGISQVFEEQRMRKVKSFQDELCEDQRSTCAEDRFRVNVFLCVLDIASSQLKQRFEGLHEVVTTFSALHPSTLTSATDEDLLQAGEVLVRKYDRDLKTSLPRHLIQFRHLLKKEISKKTTIKEVAELLMIDHCGLSCSFPDVCTAYMLFLTLPVTVASSERSLSKPKLIKNYLRSSMSQERLSGLALLSIENERAKKVDIQKIIDNFAELKARTRPLL; this is translated from the exons ATGAATTCCCCTCCACATGGGAAAACTGGCCTTGTGATTATGGAGAAGAAAGCCAGACCGGAGACAG GCACTGGAGGGTCTTCACTTAACTGCTACCCACAGACCTGGGTGCTTCCTTCTCCGGGCATGCTGGGAAGAGCCATAAGAGCTGAAGCAATGGCATGGGAGACATATTCATCTCTTCTTTCTGGTAGAGTGGAAAGAGATGTGATGCAGCCACCTCAG CtggtgacctttgaggaggtggcagtgTACTTCACCAAGGAGGAGTGGGACCTTCTGGATCTAGACCAGAAAGCTTTGTACAAGGATGTCATTCTGGAGAACTTTTGGAATGTCTTCTTTCTGG AAATGGAAACTCGGACTGCTAATCATGACAAGAGACCAAAACGAAAAGAGAAGAGCGGGGCTCAAAAGCGTCGGTTGAAGAAAGCAAGGTTAGAGATGGAGGCCAAGCTACCACAGATTGTGTCATTTTTCACAATGACCAGCCAAGACGCTTCAATGAAGGAAGATAAGGTGACTCAGACTGCAGAAACTGCAACAGTGAGTGACATCTGCCACGGCTCTGGTCCTGCAGAAAATGAACAAAGTGAACATGCACAGCAGTTAATGCCTACTGAGCAAAGTGAGTTGATTCAAAAGAGAGGACGTGAAGGAGAGACCAGAGAATGTGTTAACAAGACGTTTAATGTGGATTTGATCTCCAAACAATTTCCTACTGACAAAGAACTCTTCAGTGAACCCCTTAGTTCAGATGAAAAGAGCTTCATTGTTTCAAATGGACCGTGCCAGCCACCAGGTCCATTTCCACAGCACGGCAAGTCCAACAGACGTTTTTCAAAACGTTTTTATTCAGCATTTAGTAATAGTGGTCTAATACTGCAGCGGACATGGCTGTGCTACTCGCCAACTTCAGACCAAGCCTACTGTCAACCATGCTGGCTTTTTTCTCATAACCGAGAGGGAGGATGGGTGAAAGGAATTCGTGATTGGCATAATCTGAAAAGGAAGATAGACGCCCATGAAGGTGCTGTTGGCCATCAGGAGTGTATCGCTGTTCTGGATCACTGGCAGCTGAAAAAAACGGTGTCGGCAGATGCAGAAGCTGCGATCAGGAAAGAGGCAAACTTCTGGAGGCAGGTACTTGATAGAATCATCAATGTTACACTGACCTTGGCTATGTCTAACCTGGAATTTAGAAGTCACAGGGAAGATGTGAGCTCAGGTGGAAACCATGGAAATTTTCTCTCCATCATCACATTACTTGCAAAATATGACCCTGTATTACAACAATTGCTAAATATTCCAGAGCGAGAAGTGAATTACCTGAGCCCTAATGTGCAAAATGAACTGATTAATATACTCTCACAAAGCATCAAGGAAGGAATAGTAAAGGATGCCAACAAAGCtgcatttttctctgtcatcaTAGAAACAACGCAGGATGCTAGAAAGACTGATCAGCTCAGCCAGGTAGTCCGCTTTGTTTCTGTTGAGACAGACGAAAAGGATCAGCCAgtagaaataaaaatacatgaaacattCTTGGGCTTTCTGGTGGAAGATCAGTCTGCATCTGGCTTCACACAGAGTATTTTGAACACTATGGTAAGCAATAAACTGGACCTCTTAAAATTGCGAGGCCAAAGTTACGATGGAGCTGCAAACATGAGTGGGGTCTACAATGTTGTGCAAGCTAGAATTCAGGCTCTACAGCCAAAGGCAACTTATGTGCATTGTGCTGCCCACAACCTAAACCTAGTTTTGAATGATGCTGTGTCCAGTGTTCCAGAAGTAAGGAACTTCTTTGGAGTTGTGGAAAGAATCTACATTTTCTTTGCACATAGCATCAAGGAATGGCATACACTATCCCTCTTAACATCTCGATCAAAAACCACACTGAACAAACTTTGTCCAACCAGATGGTCTTCACTTCATGAGGCTCTGGTAGCCCTTCAGTGCCACTTCACAGATATCCTCAAAGTGCTTGTTGAAATCATTCTCCTAAGCAAGAAGGaagatgaaatctcagaagccaaagctctgaaatccaaaatggagcaGTTCCCGTTCATCTTCCTTGTTGTGCTGCTCTCTAACATTTTAGAACCTGTTAATGCTGTTTCAAAGATGCTACAGTCCCCACAAACTGACCTCAGCAAAGCTGCAAGCTATCTCCAAACCATTCATGCTAATTGGCAAGAGAACAAAAATAATTATGACTCCTTCCGCAAAACTGCAGCAAAAATGTCGGAAACGTGGGGCATCTCCCAGGTGTTTGAGGAACAACGCATGCGAAAGGTGAAGAGCTTTCAGGACGAGTTATGCGAGGATCAAAGATCAACATGTGCAGAGGACAGATTTCGAGTCAATGTGTTCCTCTGTGTACTGGATATAGCTTCCTCACAGTTGAAACAACGCTTTGAGGGCCTACATGAAGTTGTTACTACCTTCAGTGCTCTTCACCCATCCACACTGACATCAGCAACTGATGAGGACTTACTTCAAGCAGGAGAGGTTTTGGTCAGGAAATATGATAGGGACTTGAAAACTTCTCTTCCAAGACACTTGATACAGTTCAGACATTTATTGAAAAAAGAAATTTCCAAAAAAACCACCATAAAGGAAGTTGCTGAACTGCTGATGATTGATCATTGTGGCCTTAGCTGCAGTTTCCCGGATGTCTGCACTGCGTATATGCTTTTCCTGACCCTACCTGTAACAGTAGCATCTTCTGAGCGATCACTCTCAAAACCGAAACTTATCAAAAACTATCTGAGGAGTTCTATGTCTCAGGAAAGACTCAGTGGCCTTGCTCTGCTATCTATTGAAAATGAACGTGCCAAGAAAGTGGATATACAAAAGATCATAGACAACTTTGCTGAACTGAAAGCACGCACGAGGCCATTGCTTTAA